A part of Pararhizobium sp. A13 genomic DNA contains:
- a CDS encoding DUF4166 domain-containing protein produces the protein MKEKRLRVLILGGYGTFGGRLARLLADEPRLTLLIAGRSLDKAMAFAATLQANVAIEPVVMDRSGDTMAVLGALKPDLVVDASGPFQDTGPDPYHLVKACIALRICYLDLADATAFVAGISSLDAQAREAGVFALSGCSSFPALSFAALDALKPGFASIGTVSAGIAPSPRARMGLNVVKAVCSYAGKKVPLVRDGKAETGYGLINSVKRTIAPPGCVPLRRRHFALADAPDLALLPQAITGLQSAFTGAGTEPQMLQRLLGVCAWLARLGLVRSLSPLAPLFHRVSQRLAFGEHRGGMFVAVTGRTANGSALERSWHLIAKGDDGPFIPAMAAEAIIRHWLAGDKAEAGARAAAGELTLSDFEPLFSRFSIRTGIRDESAADEAKPLYRRILSTAWTDLPPAVATLHDSGETRIVEGRAKVERGTGLLARVTAAIIGFPAENADVPVSVRFECAAGQETWIRTFAGKSFRSLQSAATGRDRHLLAEDLGPFRVLIALVPENGRLRLVIRGWRFLGLPLPLFLAPGGDTFEEECDGLFRFHVEIKSPITGLIVRYTGWLA, from the coding sequence GTGAAGGAAAAACGGCTGCGTGTCCTCATCCTCGGCGGCTACGGCACCTTCGGCGGCAGGCTGGCGCGGCTGCTGGCTGACGAACCGCGGCTGACGCTCTTGATCGCCGGACGGTCGCTCGACAAGGCCATGGCCTTCGCGGCCACCCTTCAGGCCAACGTAGCGATCGAGCCGGTCGTGATGGATCGCTCCGGCGATACGATGGCTGTCCTCGGCGCGCTGAAGCCCGATCTCGTCGTCGATGCCTCCGGGCCTTTTCAGGATACCGGGCCGGACCCCTATCATCTGGTCAAGGCCTGCATCGCGCTCAGAATCTGTTATCTCGATCTTGCCGATGCCACGGCCTTCGTGGCGGGCATTTCCAGCCTCGATGCGCAGGCAAGGGAGGCCGGCGTCTTCGCGCTGTCCGGCTGCAGCAGTTTTCCCGCCCTCTCCTTTGCCGCGCTTGACGCCTTGAAACCCGGATTTGCCAGCATCGGAACCGTCTCCGCCGGCATCGCTCCGTCGCCGAGGGCACGCATGGGGCTGAACGTCGTCAAGGCGGTTTGCAGCTATGCCGGAAAAAAGGTGCCGCTTGTCCGCGACGGCAAAGCGGAGACCGGTTATGGCCTGATAAACAGCGTGAAGAGAACGATCGCCCCGCCCGGCTGCGTGCCGCTCAGGCGTCGCCACTTCGCGCTCGCCGATGCGCCGGACCTTGCCCTGCTGCCGCAGGCGATCACGGGATTGCAGTCGGCCTTTACCGGCGCCGGCACCGAGCCGCAGATGCTGCAACGGCTTCTTGGGGTCTGCGCCTGGCTGGCGCGGCTTGGGCTCGTTCGGTCGTTGTCGCCGCTGGCGCCGCTGTTTCATCGGGTGTCGCAACGCCTCGCCTTCGGTGAACATCGCGGCGGCATGTTCGTTGCCGTCACGGGAAGGACTGCGAACGGAAGCGCGCTGGAGCGCTCCTGGCACCTGATCGCCAAGGGCGACGACGGCCCGTTCATTCCGGCGATGGCGGCGGAGGCGATCATTCGCCACTGGCTTGCGGGCGATAAGGCCGAGGCCGGCGCGCGCGCAGCCGCCGGGGAACTGACCCTTTCCGATTTCGAGCCGCTGTTTTCCCGGTTTTCCATTCGCACGGGCATCCGCGACGAAAGTGCTGCGGACGAAGCGAAACCTCTCTACCGCCGCATCCTGTCGACCGCCTGGACCGACCTGCCACCCGCCGTCGCCACCCTGCACGACAGCGGCGAAACGCGCATCGTCGAGGGACGAGCAAAGGTCGAACGCGGGACCGGCCTGCTTGCCCGGGTCACCGCCGCCATCATCGGCTTTCCGGCCGAAAACGCCGATGTTCCCGTCAGCGTACGCTTCGAATGCGCCGCAGGCCAGGAGACATGGATCCGCACCTTCGCCGGAAAATCCTTCCGCAGCCTCCAGTCGGCCGCGACAGGACGTGACAGGCATCTGCTCGCGGAGGATTTGGGGCCTTTTCGCGTGCTGATCGCGCTGGTGCCGGAAAATGGCCGGTTGCGGCTGGTGATCCGCGGCTGGCGCTTCCTCGGCCTGCCGCTGCCGCTGTTTCTGGCGCCCGGCGGCGACACATTCGAGGAAGAGTGCGACGGGCTGTTTCGTTTCCACGTCGAAATCAAAAGCCCGATCACGGGGCTGATCGTGCGCTACACCGGCTGGCTTGCCTGA
- a CDS encoding thiol-disulfide oxidoreductase DCC family protein: protein MQPREAYSYRSDAVVPAFADDHPLIVFDGECIFCSGWVNFVLRHDKQGRYRFITAQSPLGEALYRHYGLDSRNYETNILIENGRAFLKSEGTLRMAAGLGFPWSLLSVLRIVPRTLRDPLYKLVARNRYRLAGRRNSCFVPTPEHRSRFLT, encoded by the coding sequence ATGCAGCCGCGCGAGGCCTACAGCTATCGCAGCGATGCAGTCGTGCCGGCCTTTGCCGACGATCACCCGCTCATCGTCTTCGATGGCGAATGCATCTTCTGCTCCGGCTGGGTGAATTTCGTTCTGCGCCACGACAAACAGGGCCGCTACCGCTTCATCACCGCCCAATCGCCGCTCGGCGAGGCGCTCTACCGGCATTACGGCCTCGACAGCCGCAACTACGAAACCAATATCCTGATCGAGAATGGCCGCGCCTTTCTGAAATCGGAGGGAACGCTGCGGATGGCGGCGGGCCTCGGCTTTCCCTGGAGCCTGTTGTCGGTGCTGCGCATCGTCCCACGGACATTGCGCGATCCGCTTTACAAGCTGGTGGCACGCAACCGCTACCGCCTTGCCGGCAGGCGCAACAGCTGTTTCGTGCCGACGCCGGAGCATCGCAGCCGGTTTCTGACGTGA
- a CDS encoding MBL fold metallo-hydrolase, with amino-acid sequence MGGPDFDLNFQPAYGEAVTVADGAQRITVNNPGPFTFHGTNSYIVGDRSVAVIDPGPEDEAHFQALMAALKGRKVTHIAVSHTHRDHSPLARRLKAETGALIVAEGPHRAARPLHEGEINPFAESSDIDFKPDIALADGDVVEGDGWSLTALLTPGHTANHAAFALGDTGTVFSADHVMAWATSIVAPPDGSMTDYMASLEKLLDRDDRLYLPGHGGPVTEPAAFLRGLRAHRRMRERAVLERVRAGDTLIPDMVKVIYATTDPRLHGAAALSVFAHIEDLVERGQVETDGPPSLTGAYRLAPGGAA; translated from the coding sequence ATGGGCGGTCCAGACTTCGACCTGAATTTCCAGCCCGCCTACGGCGAGGCGGTGACGGTGGCGGACGGCGCCCAGCGCATCACCGTCAACAATCCCGGCCCCTTCACCTTCCACGGCACCAACAGCTATATCGTCGGCGACAGATCCGTCGCGGTGATCGATCCGGGGCCAGAGGACGAGGCGCATTTCCAGGCGCTGATGGCGGCGCTGAAGGGCCGCAAGGTCACCCATATCGCCGTCAGCCACACCCACCGCGACCACTCGCCGCTTGCCCGTCGCCTGAAGGCGGAGACGGGCGCGCTGATCGTCGCCGAAGGGCCGCACCGGGCGGCACGGCCGCTGCACGAGGGCGAGATCAACCCCTTCGCCGAAAGCTCGGACATCGATTTCAAACCCGATATCGCCCTTGCCGATGGCGACGTTGTGGAGGGCGACGGCTGGTCGCTGACGGCGCTGCTCACCCCCGGCCACACTGCCAATCACGCGGCCTTCGCGCTTGGCGACACCGGCACGGTGTTTTCCGCAGATCACGTCATGGCCTGGGCGACCTCGATCGTCGCACCGCCGGACGGCTCGATGACCGACTACATGGCGTCGCTCGAAAAGCTGCTCGACCGCGACGACCGGCTCTATCTGCCCGGCCACGGCGGCCCGGTGACGGAGCCCGCCGCCTTTCTCCGGGGGCTCCGGGCACATCGCCGAATGCGCGAGCGCGCCGTGCTGGAGCGGGTGCGGGCCGGCGACACGCTGATCCCGGACATGGTCAAGGTGATCTATGCGACCACCGATCCGCGGCTGCATGGGGCCGCAGCACTCTCGGTCTTCGCCCATATCGAGGACCTCGTCGAGCGCGGCCAGGTCGAGACCGACGGCCCGCCGTCGCTCACCGGCGCCTATCGCCTGGCGCCCGGAGGCGCCGCCTGA
- a CDS encoding cupin domain-containing protein has translation MSIFRARPPAKPTLLLDDEVVRITRWDFEPGADTGHHVHGMGYVVVPMTDCRFLLEEPGGERRVDIAKGAAYRREPGVEHNVINAGKEFMSFIEIEYK, from the coding sequence ATGAGCATTTTTCGCGCCAGACCGCCCGCCAAGCCGACGCTGCTTCTCGACGACGAGGTGGTGCGGATCACCCGATGGGATTTCGAGCCGGGGGCCGATACCGGCCATCATGTGCATGGCATGGGCTATGTCGTCGTTCCGATGACCGATTGCCGGTTCCTGCTGGAGGAGCCCGGCGGCGAGCGGCGGGTGGATATCGCCAAGGGGGCCGCCTACCGGCGCGAACCGGGTGTCGAGCACAATGTCATCAATGCCGGCAAGGAGTTCATGTCGTTCATCGAAATCGAGTACAAGTGA
- a CDS encoding DUF4405 domain-containing protein has protein sequence MNPVFLLRLTLDFIAAGLLLAGLAYYWLDNVAHELIGTAMFLLIIVHNGFNRRWYGRLSKAPREALGLSNTVTILSLATIMLVLLVTSLMISRSVFGFLPLSGGYSVRQIHTLAAYWALVIVSIHLGMRWSMIMATFRGLCGMTTPNTVRVVLLRMAALAIATYGIHSSVVMAIGSKLTAQVTMDFWDFEASTQAFFVHNTSILALYVFLGHYATKWLRTWKQRSRAATTV, from the coding sequence GTGAACCCTGTGTTCCTCCTGCGACTGACCCTCGACTTCATAGCGGCGGGCCTGCTTCTGGCAGGTCTCGCCTATTATTGGCTGGACAATGTCGCCCACGAACTGATCGGTACGGCTATGTTCCTGCTGATCATCGTCCACAACGGCTTCAACAGACGCTGGTACGGCAGGCTTTCGAAAGCTCCTCGGGAAGCGCTCGGGTTAAGCAATACCGTCACCATTCTGTCTCTCGCGACGATCATGCTGGTTCTCCTGGTGACGAGCCTGATGATCTCGCGAAGCGTATTCGGCTTCCTGCCTCTGAGCGGCGGATACAGTGTTCGCCAAATCCACACGCTCGCTGCCTATTGGGCGCTGGTCATCGTTTCCATTCATCTTGGGATGCGCTGGTCGATGATCATGGCAACGTTCCGCGGCCTCTGCGGGATGACCACCCCGAACACGGTCCGCGTTGTTCTCCTGCGCATGGCCGCCCTTGCGATCGCCACCTACGGTATCCATAGCTCGGTCGTGATGGCTATCGGGTCGAAACTGACTGCCCAGGTCACCATGGACTTCTGGGACTTCGAGGCGTCAACGCAGGCTTTCTTCGTGCACAACACGTCGATCCTGGCATTGTATGTGTTTCTGGGCCACTACGCGACGAAATGGCTTCGAACATGGAAGCAAAGAAGCAGAGCCGCAACCACCGTTTGA
- a CDS encoding cytochrome P460 family protein, translating to MKNVPLRILLLTVVAGVALIGWQAVAETNRTTFPANIDQLVHYTTVTRGEVTEHMLTTPEAIAAVKNGQPIPNGTHFVLVDYRQGEVFRYFVMERGDGWGAEYPEDRRTGDWQFQWFEPDRSVNMAENTARCQSCHQGRSGSEFLFTYDRILDFDGAMID from the coding sequence ATGAAAAACGTTCCCCTCCGCATCCTGCTGCTCACGGTCGTCGCGGGTGTCGCCCTGATCGGCTGGCAGGCGGTCGCCGAGACCAACCGCACGACGTTTCCCGCGAACATCGACCAACTCGTGCATTACACGACGGTGACGCGTGGCGAGGTCACCGAGCACATGCTCACAACGCCCGAAGCCATCGCCGCCGTCAAGAACGGCCAGCCGATCCCGAACGGGACGCACTTCGTACTCGTCGACTATCGGCAGGGGGAAGTGTTCCGCTACTTCGTCATGGAGAGAGGCGACGGATGGGGCGCGGAATACCCGGAAGACAGACGTACGGGTGACTGGCAGTTTCAGTGGTTCGAGCCCGACAGGTCCGTGAACATGGCCGAGAACACCGCGCGCTGCCAGTCATGTCATCAGGGTCGGTCGGGTAGCGAGTTTCTCTTCACTTACGACCGCATCCTGGATTTCGACGGCGCCATGATTGACTAG
- a CDS encoding carboxymuconolactone decarboxylase family protein, producing the protein MKNRATKLIAGAGIALSGSLAGAVHSEEPGTSDTPAVQTSRAQQLMGDVAPKMAELTDGVLYGDIWERPQLTKRDRSLITVSALVAMNRPDQLRSHLALARQNGVTEEELVETITHLAFYSGWPNAVSAVAVAKDVFRKDDAKTPSSKP; encoded by the coding sequence ATGAAGAACCGCGCAACGAAACTGATCGCAGGCGCAGGCATCGCGCTGTCCGGCAGTCTGGCGGGCGCTGTCCATTCCGAGGAGCCCGGCACTTCCGACACTCCAGCGGTACAGACCTCGCGGGCACAGCAATTGATGGGCGACGTCGCGCCGAAAATGGCCGAGCTGACCGATGGCGTTCTTTACGGCGATATCTGGGAGCGCCCACAACTAACCAAGCGGGACCGCAGCCTCATCACCGTGAGCGCCCTCGTCGCGATGAACCGCCCCGACCAGCTCCGCTCGCATCTCGCCCTCGCCCGACAGAACGGCGTGACCGAGGAGGAGCTCGTCGAAACCATCACTCACCTGGCCTTTTACTCCGGGTGGCCGAATGCCGTCTCGGCGGTCGCTGTCGCCAAGGACGTCTTCCGGAAGGACGACGCTAAAACACCCTCCTCGAAACCGTGA
- a CDS encoding alpha/beta fold hydrolase, giving the protein MKHGTFQMGMFALLAFTQVLTSTPSDAADTAKVEPLVIQEQGSFAVGGTIATEKGTFDPRKPLLPAGQTYHGDHVYAFYQTPVNARRLPIVMWHGAGQSAKTWETTADGREGFQTIFLRRRFATYLIDQPRRGDAGRSMVEATVKPTADEQLWFNQFRVGVWPDYFDGVQFSKDPEALNQYFRSMTPNTGPFDIGVVSDGVAALFDKIGPGILFTHSQSGGPGWLSVIKAPNIKAVVAFEPGSNFVFPEGEVPQDMPSAFDTLKGVPVPMSNFEKLTQIPIVIYYGDNIPDKATTMPAQDSWRVRLAMARLWRDAVNRHGGDVTLIHLPDIGIKGNTHFPFSDLNNVQIADRVSEFLKDKKLD; this is encoded by the coding sequence ATGAAACACGGAACTTTCCAAATGGGCATGTTTGCCCTGCTTGCCTTCACCCAAGTCCTGACATCGACACCATCAGATGCGGCCGACACTGCCAAGGTCGAACCGCTGGTCATTCAGGAGCAAGGCAGTTTCGCGGTCGGGGGCACCATTGCCACCGAAAAGGGCACTTTCGATCCCAGGAAGCCGCTGCTTCCAGCGGGACAGACCTATCACGGCGACCACGTCTATGCCTTCTACCAAACGCCCGTCAATGCCCGGAGGCTGCCGATCGTGATGTGGCATGGGGCCGGACAGTCCGCGAAGACGTGGGAGACCACGGCGGACGGCCGCGAGGGTTTCCAGACTATCTTCCTTCGCCGTCGGTTTGCGACCTACCTCATTGATCAGCCCCGCCGTGGCGATGCCGGCCGCAGCATGGTCGAGGCCACGGTGAAGCCGACGGCCGACGAGCAGCTCTGGTTCAATCAGTTCCGCGTCGGCGTCTGGCCGGACTATTTCGACGGCGTGCAGTTTTCCAAAGACCCCGAGGCGTTGAACCAGTACTTCCGTTCGATGACGCCGAACACCGGACCGTTCGACATTGGCGTCGTCTCGGATGGTGTGGCGGCGCTGTTCGACAAGATCGGTCCAGGCATCCTGTTCACCCATTCGCAGAGCGGCGGTCCCGGCTGGCTGTCCGTCATCAAGGCTCCGAATATCAAGGCCGTCGTGGCGTTCGAACCGGGCAGCAATTTCGTGTTCCCGGAGGGAGAGGTCCCGCAGGACATGCCGAGCGCCTTCGATACCCTCAAGGGCGTCCCCGTGCCGATGTCGAACTTCGAGAAGCTGACGCAAATACCGATCGTCATCTATTACGGCGACAACATTCCCGACAAGGCAACGACCATGCCCGCCCAGGATAGCTGGCGCGTCAGGCTGGCAATGGCAAGGCTCTGGCGGGATGCCGTCAACCGCCATGGCGGCGACGTGACCCTGATCCATCTCCCCGACATCGGCATCAAGGGCAATACCCATTTCCCGTTCTCGGACCTCAACAACGTTCAGATCGCCGACCGGGTGTCGGAGTTCCTGAAGGACAAGAAGCTCGACTAG
- a CDS encoding MFS transporter — protein MPSATATLNKTAILAIILLSYVMIVLDTSIILTGLPNIHRELGFSDAELAWVQSAYTLTFGGFLLLGARAGDILGRRRMLIAGLALFTVSSLAIGLAQTPAWMIGARAVQGLGGAILAPSTLALLQTTFSEGSERTRAVSYYSAVAGIAASVGLVLGGILADWLSWRVGFFINLPIGTGMTLAALRTIPEPARKPGQFDVAGALTSTSGMVALVYSLIRSATHGWSDPGTISLLISSVLLLALFILVEKRASHPIMPLHLFASRERAAAYAARVLFLGAMIGFFFFITQFMQGVSHYRPAVTGMAFLPATLVNFAAAMVVPQLTRRYGNARLLAAGFVIGLVGMIWLSQVSIGSTYLMGIGLPMVLIGLGQGFVLSPLTTSGISGVAGNDAGAASGVVNVAHQTGSSLGLAILVAIAAFGTSGLQGTELLAHRVGTALTGSSVMLALALLLVGIFILRPRGATIIGTDARPQNAS, from the coding sequence ATGCCCTCCGCAACCGCTACGCTTAACAAGACGGCGATCCTCGCGATCATCCTCCTCAGCTACGTTATGATCGTGCTCGACACGTCGATCATTCTGACGGGACTTCCGAACATCCATCGGGAACTCGGCTTTTCCGACGCCGAACTCGCCTGGGTTCAGAGCGCCTATACGCTGACGTTCGGTGGCTTCCTGCTCTTGGGCGCTCGTGCAGGCGACATCCTCGGGCGCCGGCGGATGCTGATTGCTGGCCTGGCCCTCTTCACCGTTTCGTCCCTCGCCATTGGCTTGGCGCAGACGCCTGCCTGGATGATCGGCGCGCGTGCTGTTCAAGGCTTGGGCGGCGCGATCCTCGCCCCATCTACGCTGGCACTGCTGCAGACGACCTTCTCGGAGGGCAGCGAACGTACGCGCGCGGTTTCCTATTACAGTGCGGTGGCGGGTATCGCGGCGAGCGTCGGCCTCGTGCTCGGCGGGATTCTTGCCGACTGGCTTTCCTGGAGGGTCGGGTTCTTCATCAACCTGCCCATCGGGACCGGCATGACCCTGGCGGCTCTGCGCACCATTCCCGAACCCGCGCGCAAACCAGGGCAGTTCGACGTCGCCGGAGCCTTGACGTCCACAAGTGGGATGGTGGCTCTCGTCTACAGCCTCATCCGGTCGGCGACCCATGGCTGGAGCGACCCTGGGACCATCTCCCTGCTCATTTCTTCCGTGCTTCTCCTTGCACTCTTCATTCTGGTCGAGAAGCGTGCCTCGCATCCCATCATGCCGTTGCACCTGTTCGCCAGCCGTGAACGAGCCGCTGCTTATGCCGCGCGCGTCCTGTTCCTCGGTGCGATGATCGGTTTCTTCTTTTTCATCACCCAGTTCATGCAGGGCGTTTCCCACTATCGGCCAGCGGTTACGGGAATGGCGTTCCTGCCAGCCACCCTTGTGAACTTCGCGGCCGCCATGGTCGTCCCCCAGTTGACACGCCGATACGGAAATGCCCGCCTTCTGGCAGCAGGTTTTGTCATCGGCCTCGTTGGGATGATCTGGCTCAGCCAAGTTTCGATTGGCTCGACCTACCTCATGGGCATCGGGCTGCCGATGGTCCTGATCGGCCTGGGCCAGGGCTTTGTGCTAAGTCCTCTGACGACATCCGGCATTTCGGGAGTGGCCGGCAACGACGCCGGGGCGGCGTCGGGCGTGGTCAATGTGGCCCACCAAACCGGCAGTTCACTTGGCCTCGCGATCTTGGTGGCCATCGCCGCCTTCGGCACATCGGGGCTGCAAGGGACGGAACTGCTCGCCCACCGCGTCGGAACCGCATTGACGGGTTCGTCCGTGATGTTGGCACTCGCCCTTCTGCTCGTCGGCATATTCATCCTTCGCCCGCGCGGGGCCACGATCATCGGCACCGATGCGAGACCGCAAAACGCCTCGTGA
- a CDS encoding cupin domain-containing protein: MEIRRAGSQPSGQGPSDWFTGTVRVDPLFPARDPARAAGNAVTFEPGARTAWHTHPLGQVLVVTAGCGRVQREDGPIEEIRPGDMVWFEPGERHWHGASPTTAMTHIAIQESLDGKAVDWMEKVTDEQYLS; the protein is encoded by the coding sequence ATGGAAATCAGAAGAGCAGGAAGCCAACCCTCGGGCCAGGGACCGTCTGACTGGTTTACCGGAACCGTCCGCGTCGATCCGTTGTTCCCCGCCCGCGATCCTGCGCGTGCCGCCGGGAACGCAGTGACCTTCGAACCGGGCGCGCGCACGGCCTGGCACACACATCCGCTGGGGCAAGTCCTTGTGGTCACCGCAGGGTGCGGCCGCGTGCAGCGGGAAGACGGTCCGATCGAGGAAATCCGTCCAGGCGACATGGTGTGGTTCGAGCCGGGCGAACGGCACTGGCATGGAGCCTCGCCGACCACAGCCATGACTCATATCGCCATCCAGGAATCGCTCGATGGCAAGGCCGTCGACTGGATGGAGAAGGTAACGGACGAGCAGTATCTGTCCTGA
- a CDS encoding LysR family transcriptional regulator: MARDTISDLSTFLVVAREKSFTKAAAKLGLSPSALSHTIRLLEERLGIRLLTRTTRSVSLTEAGERLLQTVRPQFEEIDAALSALTELRDKPAGTVRITAGEHAAEKVLWPAVERLLPDYPDIKVEIVVDNGLTDIVAERYDAGVRLGEQVDKDMIAVRIGPEMRMAVVGAPSYFARHPRPLTPQDLTVHACINLRLPTYGGFYAWEFEKDGRELRVRVDGPLAFNISRMALNAARRGAGLAFLLEDHVREEIADGRLIRVLSDWCPPFSGYHLYYPSRRQLSPAFAVLIDALRNSDAIKPPNPS; encoded by the coding sequence ATGGCGCGGGACACCATCAGCGATCTGAGCACGTTTCTGGTCGTCGCCCGGGAGAAGAGTTTCACGAAAGCGGCAGCCAAGCTCGGGCTTTCTCCATCCGCACTCAGCCACACGATCCGTCTCTTGGAAGAGCGGCTGGGCATTCGACTGCTGACGCGCACCACGCGTAGCGTTTCGCTCACCGAAGCCGGAGAGCGCCTGCTCCAGACAGTGAGACCCCAGTTCGAGGAAATCGACGCCGCGCTTTCAGCGCTCACCGAACTCAGGGACAAGCCTGCAGGCACAGTGCGCATCACGGCAGGCGAACACGCTGCGGAGAAGGTCCTCTGGCCAGCCGTCGAACGGCTCCTGCCGGACTATCCCGACATCAAGGTGGAAATCGTCGTCGACAATGGGCTTACGGACATTGTTGCGGAACGCTACGACGCAGGTGTCAGGCTCGGGGAGCAGGTCGACAAGGATATGATCGCTGTCAGGATTGGTCCCGAAATGCGGATGGCCGTCGTTGGGGCACCATCCTATTTTGCAAGGCACCCCAGGCCGCTGACGCCGCAGGATTTAACGGTGCATGCCTGCATCAACCTACGGCTGCCGACTTACGGGGGCTTCTACGCCTGGGAGTTTGAGAAAGATGGTCGCGAGCTTCGGGTGCGCGTCGACGGGCCGCTCGCCTTCAACATCTCGCGAATGGCGCTCAACGCTGCCCGGCGCGGCGCGGGACTTGCCTTCCTCCTGGAGGACCATGTGCGCGAGGAGATCGCCGACGGGCGTTTGATCCGTGTGCTGTCAGACTGGTGTCCGCCATTCTCGGGCTACCACCTCTACTATCCAAGCCGTCGCCAACTGTCTCCGGCCTTCGCCGTTCTGATCGACGCGCTGCGCAACAGCGACGCTATAAAGCCCCCGAACCCTTCTTGA
- a CDS encoding aldo/keto reductase, whose product MKKRQLGDNLEVSAIGLGCMGLSFGLGPAADRQEAIGVIRSAAEHGVTLFDTAEGYGPFVNEELVGEALQPMRDQVLVCTKFGFKIDAQGQIVGLDSRPEHIRDVVEASLKRLRTDRIDLLYQHRVDPAVPMEDIAGAVKDLIAEGKVKHFGLSEASEKNIRKAHAVQPVAAIQDHYSLWMREPEQTKFSVCEELGIGLVAWGPLGQGFLTGQITRNMKFDDPNDLRKDFPRFKPEALEANFVVVDFLKDLAGRRGFSPARIALAWLLAQKPWIVPIPGATKVAHLDDNLRAAEISLTADDLREIDEAFATIDIKGAPLSEGLDAAIDR is encoded by the coding sequence ATGAAGAAGCGCCAACTCGGAGACAATCTGGAGGTTTCGGCCATCGGCCTTGGCTGCATGGGCCTGAGTTTCGGTCTCGGACCAGCCGCCGACAGACAAGAGGCGATCGGTGTGATCCGCTCTGCCGCGGAACACGGTGTGACGCTCTTCGATACCGCCGAGGGTTACGGCCCCTTCGTCAACGAGGAACTGGTGGGCGAGGCCCTGCAGCCAATGCGTGATCAGGTTCTGGTCTGCACGAAGTTCGGATTCAAGATCGACGCGCAAGGCCAGATTGTCGGCCTCGACAGCCGGCCTGAACACATCCGCGACGTCGTGGAGGCATCCCTCAAGCGGCTCCGCACGGACCGCATCGACCTCCTGTATCAGCACAGAGTCGATCCGGCGGTCCCGATGGAAGACATCGCGGGCGCGGTCAAGGACCTGATCGCCGAAGGCAAGGTCAAGCATTTCGGTCTATCGGAAGCCAGCGAGAAGAATATCCGCAAGGCCCACGCCGTGCAGCCGGTCGCTGCGATCCAGGACCACTATTCGCTCTGGATGCGCGAGCCCGAGCAGACCAAGTTCTCCGTCTGTGAAGAACTCGGCATCGGCCTCGTCGCATGGGGTCCGCTCGGCCAAGGGTTTTTAACCGGTCAGATTACCCGCAACATGAAATTCGATGACCCGAACGATCTGCGCAAGGACTTCCCCCGGTTCAAGCCGGAGGCGCTGGAGGCGAACTTCGTGGTCGTCGATTTCCTAAAAGACCTCGCCGGCCGCCGGGGCTTCTCGCCCGCCCGGATCGCCCTTGCCTGGCTACTGGCTCAAAAGCCCTGGATCGTTCCGATCCCCGGCGCCACCAAGGTCGCGCACCTCGACGATAACCTCCGTGCCGCCGAAATCAGCCTCACGGCCGACGACCTGCGCGAGATCGACGAGGCTTTCGCCACCATCGACATCAAGGGCGCGCCGTTGTCGGAAGGCCTCGACGCAGCCATCGACCGCTAA